The following proteins come from a genomic window of Candidozyma auris chromosome 4, complete sequence:
- the IQG1 gene encoding Iqg1p — MVSPVKDIAAKYLNALEDPVPTRLPLKPSLKYNANATSHSPLKKHNSPDLDDLARQMNIDTPSRPTSLKSKFETPSATVSSFHTTPRSGSRSLKSSTDTANSGKTSPTKDSLKKTKGYEYLCRIQAIKNWLEFVIGEHISQSPVELISYIQNGIHLAKLANVFLPSKKQVYTKDNRLEFRHTENINRFFKLQDYLDIPDLFRFELTDLYDAKDVPKVWFSLHAMSYKINALDSRYPQMQTLVDRLEFSEGDIRAANRALVGRNLPNFASADTDNAESPGKSSYMNKTLKFNSPAKKPIRPFSASEDDNPFREPPKLISSKPVISEIETTSSYDSKPSESISISLPTTTYHIAKDSEYYTPELENCVPNVIMLQALSLGAMFRYRMFVDKIMLKSFDGELTELNSIIRGYLSRNKTVHRHRDELLYYKKSIVSLQALSRSKLSRYHIGVSFSDESEECVNIVQSLVRRYLVKHRVRSIKRDLDNNSISIEQFQSTIRAKPVHYRVSKVSQNREIIEKNLITLQSAARRVLYHRHNNKQVIAESLNLERLVEAQSIIRAGLVRNVIRMQLRGFFRERPAIRELQSIARGAITRTRLCNNVLITLIGEDIKMNELFAKVRGNSVRRQVQYKKDVLNLVENSEIVIIQSVFRGILVRFRRDVDIDDIYEDIDNLVSLQSIVRGACTRSKIRAMRSHYQTNVSQVIKAQAILRSKYIQKAYRALINLKSPPVSVIRRFAYLLSDNEVDFQEEMCLADLKDQILEKSRSNEELEMQIENLEIKLGLLDKNKITIEDFMKSGSKYKTFEPTAKKAANMKCLEKLNKTSRRRVELYQSMLYLLQTKPTYWTRLFDGLDASERTRLTKSLHSRITSLYPLAHCSVNSQTREEYFFMKFIYDLMKNDFSSRCKNIADITKPKSAFWIDYLLELNNTVQQRTHLKHLMGTIVQKVIMDDELTFESDPSKIYISAMEKEIRVYGSSSKRRDISPHTAIKDESISATFVDNLLALREFTTETIDTIQASIARFPLHVRLLAKHAYELSRENFPDQNDQAHLAVAGVIIIKHYISSIFVLPENYGYLQRGQTKQNTIVAENLKSLSRVLLQTFSMRPFNDNYLKPMNEYVLSQVNMIKDIIRKVINVNSLESEYEMNEYDDIVSVDRPTLTMRVSDIISMEKLISRNLEFVAPSVDDQLCAVIAELEEVVNSAEDFVTLTELGSITLSLMPITKEDSVADAKSRNLFVQAKRCLLYILRVQDGDDLLELLIQGIKPEHEARFKEIVEEEKDSTKSRMIIPNTVTRTSMKEISQMSYKELKKMALKIILQLETMGYVTRKNSFQELLNQLVLDIKTKDKQRFARSSQLQIARMTVNKLIDKEKFLSRQLSDYNRHIETVLSELQLKPKEKKIFNIIPVFSKQYFYQRELKKNNRLPKFGSYKYSAKKLMDSRTIEDCGGALQRAHASSSKLDFMFSCHKVGVFVIEAGNGTVMIPGASNTITLDELLDLQHEQKKHWVMFDGMVTFNTDNLAGLLFRKFYDLKRD, encoded by the coding sequence ATGGTTTCGCCAGTCAAGGACATTGCAGCCAAGTACCTCAATGCCCTCGAGGACCCCGTGCCAACGAGGCTACCGCTCAAACCCTCCTTGAAGTATAATGCTAATGCCACCTCCCATTCACCGTTGAAGAAACACAATTCCCCAGACCTTGATGACTTGGCTCGGCAAATGAACATCGACACACCTTCAAGACCAACACTGCTCAAGTCGAAATTCGAAACGCCTTCGGCGACAGTGTCTTCTTTTCACACCACTCCTCGTTCGGGCTCACGCTCGTTAAAGTCTCTGACAGACACCGCCAATAGCGGCAAAACGTCTCCCACGAAGGACTCACTTAAAAAGACGAAGGGTTATGAGTACCTTTGCAGGATTCAGGCTATCAAAAACTGGCTTGAATTCGTCATCGGGGAACACATTTCGCAGTCTCCTGTGGAGCTCATAAGTTATATCCAAAATGGTATACATCTAGCCAAACTAGCAAACGTTTTTCTTCcactgaagaagcaggTATACACAAAGGACAATCGACTTGAGTTTAGACATACTGAAAACATCAACCGTTTTTTTAAGCTCCAAGATTACCTTGACATCCCAGACTTGTTCCGGTTTGAACTCACCGACCTCTATGACGCCAAAGACGTCCCAAAAGTGTGGTTTTCTCTTCACGCTATGAGTTATAAAATCAATGCCTTGGACTCAAGATATCCACAGATGCAGACGTTGGTAGATCGTCTCGAGTTTTCCGAAGGAGATATTCGTGCTGCCAACAGAGCTCTTGTCGGTCGCAATTTACCAAACTTTGCCTCGGCAGACACTGATAATGCTGAGTCTCCGGGGAAAAGCTCTTACATGAACAAGACGTTGAAGTTTAACTCGCCAGCGAAAAAACCCATTCGACCCTTTCTGGCTTCAGAGGATGACAATCCATTCAGAGAACCACCCAAACTCATATCGAGCAAGCCGGTGATCAGCGAGATTGAGACAACTTCTCTGTATGACTCAAAACCTTCAGAGTCTATAAGCATTTCTTTGCCAACCACGACATACCATATTGCAAAGGATTCAGAGTACTACACACCAGAGCTTGAGAACTGTGTGCCCAACGTCATCATGCTACAAGCCCTCTCACTTGGAGCTATGTTTAGATACCGCATGTTTGTTGACAAAATTATGCTCAAGTCTTTTGATGGTGAGTTGACGGAATTGAACTCGATTATCAGAGGATACCTTTCACGAAACAAGACAGTACACCGCCATAgagatgagcttctttATTACAAGAAGTCAATTGTGTCTCTTCAGGCattgtcaagaagcaagCTACTGAGGTATCATATCGGTGTTTCTTTCAGCGACGAGCTGGAGGAATGCGTGAACATTGTCCAGAGCCTAGTACGTCGTTACCTTGTCAAGCATAGAGTTCGTTCCATCAAGCGGGATCTCGATAATAACCTGATCTCAATCGAGCAATTTCAAAGCACTATAAGAGCGAAGCCTGTTCACTATCGTGTATCCAAGGTTTCTCAAAATCGAGAGATCATTGAGAAAAACTTAATAACCTTGCAATCAGCTGCCCGGAGAGTGCTCTATCACAGGCACAACAATAAACAAGTCATTGCTGAGCTGCTTAACTTGGAAAGGTTAGTGGAAGCCCAGTCGATAATTAGGGCAGGGCTCGTGAGAAACGTAATCAGAATGCAATTACGAGGTTTTTTCAGAGAACGTCCTGCTATCAGAGAGCTTCAAAGTATTGCAAGGGGAGCAATCACAAGAACCAGACTTTGCAACAATGTCCTTATCACATTGATTGGTGAGGATATAAAGATGAACGAGCTCTTTGCGAAAGTGAGAGGGAACTCTGTTCGCCGCCAAGTTCAGTACAAAAAAGATGTGCTTAATTTAGTTGAAAATTCTGAGATAGTTATAATTCAATCTGTTTTCAGGGGTATCTTGGTGAGATTCCGTCGTGATGTTGACATCGATGATATCTACGAGGACATTGATAACCTTGTGAGCCTTCAATCGATAGTCCGTGGTGCTTGcacaagatcaaaaatCAGAGCCATGAGAAGTCACTACCAAACAAATGTGTCTCAGGTTATCAAAGCCCAGGCCATCTTGCGAAGCAAATATATCCAGAAGGCATATCGcgccttgatcaacttgaagtcACCCCCAGTGTCAGTGATACGCCGTTTTGCATATCTTCTCTCCGATAACGAAGTTGACTTTCAAGAGGAAATGTGTCTTGCTGATTTGAAGGATCAGATATTGGAGAAGTCTCGCTCtaatgaagaattggaaaTGCAAATCGAAAATCTAGAGATCAAGTTAGGTCTCTTGGACAAGAATAAGATCACGATCGAGGATTTCATGAAAAGTGGAAGTAAGTATAAGACGTTTGAACCTACAGCCAAAAAGGCTGCGAACATGAAgtgtttggagaagcttaACAAAACGTCGAGAAGAAGGGTAGAACTCTATCAGTCGATGCTTTACCTCTTGCAGACTAAACCAACATACTGGACCAGGTTATTCGACGGACTCGATGCAAGTGAACGAACAAGACTCACAAAGAGTCTTCATTCCAGGATCACCCTGTTATACCCATTGGCACATTGTTCTGTGAACTCCCAAACTAGGGAGGAATATTTTTTCATGAAGTTTATCTATGATCTAATGAAAAATGATTTCAGTTCCAGATGCAAGAATATTGCTGATATCACCAAACCAAAGTCGGCATTCTGGATCGATTATCTTCTCGAATTGAACAATACCGTGCAACAAAGAACTCACTTGAAGCACTTGATGGGAACCATTGTACAGAAGGTTATCATGGACGACGAACTCACATTCGAAAGCGACCCCTCTAAAATCTACATTCTGGcaatggagaaggagattaGAGTTTATGGCTCTAGTTCTAAGCGGAGAGATATACTGCCTCATACTGCCATCAAGGACGAAAGCATTTCTGCTACTTTTGTGGACAATTTACTCGCGCTCAGGGAGTTTACGACGGAAACTATTGATACTATTCAAGCTTCCATTGCAAGATTTCCTTTACATGTCAGACTCTTAGCAAAACACGCCTATGAGCTCTCTCGCGAGAATTTTCCTGACCAAAATGATCAAGCTCATCTTGCGGTGGCCGGTGTTATCATCATAAAGCATTATATCTCCAGCATTTTCGTGCTCCCAGAGAATTACGGATACTTGCAGAGAGGGCAGACAAAACAAAATACCATAGTCGCAGAAAAtctcaagagcttgagcagggtgcttcttcaaacatTCTCCATGAGACCCTTCAATGACAATTATTTAAAACCCATGAACGAGTATGTTTTGTCGCAGGTCAACATGATCAAGGATATCATCCGAAAAGTAATCAATGTGAACAGCTTGGAGTCAGAATACGAGATGAACGAGTATGATGATATAGTCTCCGTCGACCGGCCTACGTTGACTATGAGGGTGAGTGACATAATTTCTATGGAGAAACTCATCTCAAGAAACCTCGAATTTGTTGCTCCGAGTGTTGACGATCAACTCTGTGCCGTGATTGCAGAGCTAGAGGAAGTAGTGAACTCTGCTGAAGACTTCGTAACTTTGACAGAGTTGGGATCCATAACACTCAGCTTGATGCCAATAACGAAGGAGGATAGTGTTGCCGACGCTAAGAGTCGTAACTTGTTTGTTCAAGCTAAGAGATGCCTTCTTTACATCTTAAGAGTTCAGGATGgtgatgatcttcttgaattgTTGATCCAGGGTATAAAGCCAGAACACGAGGCAAGATTTAAAGAAATtgtcgaggaagagaaggattCTACAAAACTGAGGATGATCATTCCAAACACAGTCACGCGTACATCGATGAAGGAGATCTCACAAATGTCTTACAaggaattgaaaaaaatggccCTCAAAATAATCCTTCAGCTCGAGACAATGGGTTATGTTACTAGAAAGAACTCatttcaagagctcctcaACCAGCTTGTCCTAGACATCAAGACAAAGGATAAGCAAAGGTTTGCAAGAAGTTCTCAGTTGCAAATCGCTAGAATGACTGTGAACAAGCTCATCGACAAGGAGAAATTTTTGTCAAGGCAGCTCAGTGACTACAACAGACACATAGAAACAGTTCTACTGGAATTGCAGCTCAAGcccaaggagaagaagatctttaACATCATCCCAGTCTTTAGCAAGCAATATTTCTATCAGagagaattgaaaaagaataacCGACTTCCGAAGTTTGGTTCCTACAAGTACTCAGCAAAGAAGCTTATGGATTCGAGGACCATTGAGGACTGTGGTGGTGCCCTCCAACGAGCTCAtgcctcctcctcaaaGCTTGATTTTATGTTCAGCTGCCACAAAGTAGGTGTCTTTGTTATCGAGGCGGGCAATGGAACTGTCATGATTCCTGGAGCATCTAATACCATCACCTTAGACGAACTCCTAGACTTGCAACACGAACAGAAGAAACACTGGGTCATGTTTGATGGAATGGTCACATTTAACACTGACAACCTTGCTGGTTTACTTTTCAGAAAGTTTTATGACTTGAAGAGGGATTAA
- the CRN1 gene encoding Crn1p: MSGKFVRASKYRHVFGQATKKELCYENLKITKNAWDSNIITTNGKYLACNWDASGGGAFAVIPLSEVGKAPDTVPLFRGHKGPVLDTAFNPFNEQQVVSCSDDGNILLWDIPEDFSFHNYVDENDNPRDIVEPTKVLSGHKRKVGHVAFHPCAENVLASCSLDYTVKIWDLESGEAKITLPHKDLVTSFAFNYNGSLLATTTRDKKLRIWDLREEKIISEGPGHSGAKPSRVVWVGNTYRVITTGFSRLSDRQVGMWDVKNIEKGPIGGFMVIDASSGVLIPVFDESNNILYLAGKGDGNIRYYEYDNDELYELSQFPSTDAQRGFAWAPKTACNVKENEILRCFKTVNDSSIEPVSFIVPRKSENFQEDIYPDAPSHKPALSAAEWFSGKNVNGPLLVKMEAIYEGKQSEVVESKPAVSVSEVKKEAKAAKEKKKAASKEAKASPQHDDVKPVESSTSQDVKGYESPKDKVGDVLKSDKVDNLLNKVTDESDDEDSKRLKQDEEKDEDWEEVKKPESLKESTPELSKKEDYISKLKPKAKEMKEESKAESVKEESKAEPVKTEEKKSSPSPKLEQPVQAKKDVKKDVSKEITPTLDDPKEEEPKKESPRKEDSKKEESKATGAPTLRSTVDKLAKLVESLESQVVKLTEANADKNSKIDSLEKKIEELLKK; encoded by the exons ATGAG TGGAAAGTTTGTCAGAGCTTCAAAGTATAGACACGTGTTTGGACAAGCAacgaagaaggagttgtgTTATGAAAACTTGaaaatcaccaagaacGCTTGGGATTcaaacatcatcaccaccaatgGAAAGTACCTTGCGTGCAACTGGGACGCCTCAGGCGGTGGCGCTTTTGCAGTGATCCCTTTGTCAGAAGTCGGTAAGGCTCCAGACACGGTGCCCTTATTTCGTGGTCACAAAGGTCCCGTTTTGGATACAGCGTTTAACCCTTTCAACGAGCAGCAGGTAGTCAGTTGCTCTGACGACGGAAATATCTTATTGTGGGATATTCCAGAGGACTTCTCTTTCCACAATTATGTGGACGAGAACGACAACCCTAGGGATATCGTCGAACCCACGAAAGTGCTTTCGGGCCACAAACGTAAAGTTGGCCATGTAGCCTTCCATCCGTGTGCGGAAAATGTCTTGGCCTCTTGTTCTCTCGACTACACGGTGAAGATCTGGGACTTGGAGTCGGGCGAGGCGAAGATTACCTTACCCCACAAAGACTTGGTCAcctcttttgctttcaaCTACAATGGCTCACTCTTGGCCACCACTACTAGagacaagaagttgagaatCTGGGACTTGAGGGAAGAGAAGATTATTTCGGAGGGCCCTGGCCACAGCGGTGCCAAGCCTTCTAGAGTCGTTTGGGTTGGAAACACCTATAGGGTTATCACTACCGGTTTTTCACGTTTGTCTGACAGACAAGTTGGTATGTGGGACGTCAAGAACATTGAAAAGGGCCCAATCGGTGGCTTTATGGTGATtgatgcttcttctggtgtCCTTATTCCAGTGTTTGACGAATCCAATAACATTTTGTACCTTGCTGGTAAGGGTGATGGTAACATTCGTTATTATGAGTACGACAACGACGAGCTTTACGAGTTGTCTCAATTTCCATCCACCGATGCTCAACGAGGGTTTGCCTGGGCTCCGAAGACCGCCTGTAATGTCAAAGAGAACGAGATCTTGAGGTGTTTCAAGACCGTCAACGATCTGTCGATAGAGCCAGTATCTTTCATTGTTCCAAGGAAGTCAGAGAATTTCCAGGAAGACATCTACCCAGATGCGCCATCACACAAGCCTGCCTTGTCCGCTGCCGAGTGGTTCTCTGGAAAGAATGTCAATGGTCCTTTGTTGGTCAAGATGGAAGCTATCTACGAGGGTAAGCAGTctgaagttgttgagtCCAAGCCAGCTGTAAGCGTCTCagaagtgaagaaagaggctAAGGccgccaaggagaagaagaaggctgcttCGAAGGAAGCCAAAGCTAGCCCTCAGCATGACGATGTCAAGCCAGTTGAAAGTTCCACATCTCAGGATGTCAAAGGTTATGAAAGTCCCAAGGATAAGGTTGGCGACGTGTTGAAGTCAGACAAGGTCGACAATTTGCTTAACAAGGTCACTGATGAGTCAGACGACGAGGACTCTAAAAGACTCAAgcaagatgaagaaaaagacgaGGACTGGgaagaagtaaagaaaCCCGAGTCACTCAAAGAGTCGACGCCTGAGCTCTCTAAAAAAGAGGACTATatctccaagttgaagccAAAGGCCAAAGAGATGAAGGAAGAATCAAAGGCTGAATCGGTTAAGGAAGAATCGAAGGCTGAGCCAGTTAAgacagaagagaaaaagctgTCGCCTTCGCCAAAATTGGAGCAACCTGTTCaagccaagaaggatgTGAAGAAAGATGTTTCCAAAGAGATAACACCTACTTTAGATGACCCCAAGGAAGAGGAGCCGAAGAAGGAGCTGCCAAGAAAGGAAGACTCTAAGAAGGAAGAGTCTAAGGCAACAGGCGCTCCAACGTTAAGAAGTACGGTAGACAAGCTTGCAAAACTTGTGGAGTCTTTAGAAAGCCAGGTCGTGAAGTTGACCGAGGCTAACGCTGATAAGAACTCAAAGATAGACCtgttggagaaaaagattGAGGAGCTTTTAAAAAAGTAA